The Solanum pennellii chromosome 11, SPENNV200 sequence TTGGCTTCTGCGTTATTTTTCACCTCCTTCAGGGAAGCTTGATATAACTCAACCAGGTGCCTTGGCGTACGACAGGTACGTGACCAAAGTCCTTTTCCTCCACATCGATAACATTTGTTGtctgaatttttcttctgcactacgtcatgtttttcattcttctttttacaCTGCTGGTGTTGAAGGTTATTATTTAGTGCAAGACGATCACCACGATTGAAATTTCTTCCTCGACCACGACCACGGCCATGACTGGGGCCACGACCTTTTTCACACCTAGATTGGTGAAAATTTGCCGTATTTACTTCAGAAAATGGCATAGAACCAGTAGGTCGACTTTCATGGTTTTTCATCAGTAAGTCATAGTTGTTCAACAACAAGGAGATGTGAAATTAATTCGGAATACTTTTTAAATCCCATTTCTCGGTATTGCTGCTACAGAAGCATACTCGAGGCAGGAAAAGTGGAAAACGTTTTTTCCAGCATATCATGGTCAGTGAtattttctccacataattttaattgtgagataattttaaacatggaaGAGTTATACTCACTGATAGATTTAAATCTTGAAGTCTCAAGGGGATCCAGTCATAACGTGCCTGTGGAAGGACGACCAGCTTCAGGTGGTCAtatctatcttttaaattgttccaCAACACCAGAGGATCCTTAACAGtgagatattccattttcaaaCCCTCATCAAGGTGATGACGGAGAAATATCATCGCCTTAGCACGGTTTTGATTTGATGCTTCATTCTTTGTCATAGTTGAAATTTGTAATGGAACTTTTCATGCggtatcatattattttatttaaataggcgtttaaatattaggtgtagtGTATTACTTCAATACTattaaagttatgctaattggAGGAATTATGACTTACCCTTAAATTAGAACTTtaggtaattaattaaagaatttGGTGAGCTTTTAGGCATACGCTAGGCATAGAATAATATGAGTGCTTATAGACTCactaacttacaaattatgaatatatacttgatagattggaaagtttcggaggcattgaggaaaTGAAAGTATTGGGAAGAAGTAGCTTATTTTAcatcggttcttcggtggaggtaggttatggtttatgctatttgatagtaaactcttaatagtgaatgatatgcattgaatgatattgtgaagttttctatgtacttgattgtgtgattgtgtggcttGGTCGTGTGTTTTGTAATTGGTCTGAAATCTCGAGACCGTGGAATGTATCATCTTAAACCATCTCTAtcaaagtgatgccttgaataaagaaagctcgatgaaatattattaacgaatggAAAAGTGGTGATACTAAATGATAAACTAATGATATTataggatcggagtgtcacgttccgacacaatatttttggatcggagtgtcacgttccgacacggtattcttggatcggagtgtcacgttctgacacggtattcttggatcggagtgtcacgtttcgacacggtattcttggatcggagtgtcacgttccgacacgataatattaaaggaaaaatatgttgaattaatggaNNNNNNNNNNNNNNNNNNNNNNNNNNNNNNNNNNNNNNNNNNNNNNNNNNNNNNNNNNNNNNNNNNNNNNNNNNNNNNNNNNNNNNNNNNNNNNNNNNNNNNNNNNNNNNNNNNNNgtttggaggcatgagtcctcatgtgtgatcttgataacATTGACTTAATATGtgcttactttattgttattgacacttgttcatgttgtttgttgcttatcacatgttaagtactatagttgagttcatactattattctttgcatattagttactattttgggttgaccgatgatacttactcagtacatgttgcctcgtactgagccctacttgttttcttctttgttttccttttatgaaatgcagcgagtgtacctatgacttctgatttccctcagctctagccagcctcccgcatatcaagttccagggtgagctatccattcaagctcgtgttggattctctcgatcatgacatgatgtcctatactttcagacacataccattttattcttttattttagtgtattcgatattcttagacttagtattggagattagatgtccttgatgtgatgactatcagattttgggatgataagtattaaactttagaaacttatttaaattggttgcttagtatcttttggagcttccgcattatttatattatttataggtTAACtgttggtatatgttggggtttagatgtgttggttccccacctaaggaggtaagtgtgggtgccactcacgaatcattttggatcgtgacaagagatataattgatgatattagagaatattatggggttgaaaTATCTTACCAGCAAGCATGACGTGCTAAAGAACGTGCACTCTCCATGATTAGGGGAAAACCATCTGCAGGATATAGACGGTTGCCGCGATACATACACATGTTAAAAACCGTGTATCCAAATTCTTATATAAGAATGCATAAGATTGAAGAGGATGAATTTATGTATCTGTTCATCGCCTTAAGACCATTCATTAGGGGATTTAATTAATGCAGACCAGTAGTTGTTGTGGATGGTGCACATCTGAGTGGAGCTTACAAAGGGACAtttgtatcagcaagcacacttgatggcacatatattttttttttatagttatgaTGTGTTTTTATATGTTACGTATCAAATGATATAATGTGTGTGTAATCAGGTTGCATATCTCCATTGGCATATGGTGTCGTTGACACCGAAAATGATTGTTCGTGGACATGGTTTTTCGAACAATTCAAACATGCATTTGGCGAGAGAAAAGATATGTGTGTTGTTTCAGATAGAAATAAGAGTATCATGAAGAGTGTGAGGATTGTGTTCCCAAATGTACCTCATTATGCATGCATCTGGCATCTTTGGAAGAATGTATGTGGAAACTTCAAAAGGAGCAGAAAGGCCATAAGTGATCTATTCTACTCTATGTCCAAGGCATATAGAAAGGAAGATTTTGATAAGTTGATGGCTAAGGTTGATAGAATTGATCACAGGATTAAGGAGTACCTTGAAGATGCAGGTTACGAAAAGTGGTCAAGAGTTCATGAAACAGTAAACAGAGGTAGAATGATGACTCCAAACATTGCAGAATGTATCAATGGTTGTCTTGTTGAAGCACGCCAATTAACTATATTAGAATTCTTGGAAGAAGTTAGAATTCTTTTTGGTTCTTGGCATTGCAAAAACATAGAAGTAGCCTCATACACAAAGGACACATTAGGGAGAAAATTTGAGGAATTGTTGATTACAAACGCGGCTAAAAGTTCAAAAATGGAGGTATGTATCATTATAtaatactttatattatatatatctaattcATTGTATCATTCTGCATTTTTGAAcatgatttgttttttaaaaattatatatttaaaatttttaatgtacACAGGTTGTTCCATCATCTGAATTTATTTTCTCAGTTTATGAAAATGGAAGAAGATATATTGTTTGTCTTGAGCGGAAAGTATGTTCTTGTGGTAGATTTCAACTAGATGAGATACCTTGTTCACATGCAATCGCtgtattgaaaaaaaagaatgtcacaGATATGAATCCGTATTGCTCTGATTACTACAAGCTTGATGCATTGgcaaaaacatatgaaattcCAATGGTACCAATGCCAGATAAGGAGGATTGGTCAGATCCTAATAATGTGGTAGCTGAAACTGTGTATCCACCTAGATACAGAAGATCATCTGGACgaccaagaaaaagaagaagaaagaatgcAGATGAAAAGATTTCGGTGAACACAAACTGTTGTGGACAATGTGGACAAGAAGGACACAACagaagaacttgtactttctACCCAAAAGAGAAGTGAATTAGTCGTAATGTTTCTAAGATATCAAGAATAATTTATAACGTAaacattttaatgattttcactATTCATTAAAGTTGCAATTTGAACACTTTTGGTTTAGATAAATAAACTTATAAATAACCtgtgttaattaaattttaagtcGCGCTTTTGATTataaatactttgttattattggtgttgagaaatatatttgtgtcaatatttctttttcatataaaattttataaattttatgttacactaagatatataaatttaaggaTTATTAGGTAACATATTGTACACGATACATATGGTTTAGCCAATGTATCAGGTACTTTTTGTGTGTGTTTGGGTAACTTAGTACATATGTATCATTTGCCTTGCCCAATGTTTCATCTccattaaataaaaactaaaaaatcttaTTGAGGTTAGTGTGTACTTTACAATGACTATAAATCATGtatcatgtgattttatataatttaacttgtGTAATGctttttttgatatgtttttcttgaaatataCAGTAAATAACTTTACTTTTACAAAATTATCGCAATTCATATAACTATGCTGTTCATTGTAACTAAGTATCATGTAAAATTTAGTTTTCAAATAAACTATTTATATCTATGtttaattataaatactttGACTATACTTTATTAAACCTGTGTGACGCTATAATATgtctgatatttatattttcaagatAAAAATACTTGTTACGtaatgtaacaaaaaaaatattcatggaAATTGacaaacccaaaaaaataacattaaaaaacatcaaaatacttGTTCAATAACGTAtcaaaacaagaaatataaCATTAAACATTGTTTAATCATAAAATGCTACACTATGTGAACTAAATCTTCTTCTGGTGGTGGTGTGACTACGCCCCTAGATTTTTGTGGATCATCATTGTGACTAACATATCTGCACTTAGCCTTCTCGCTGCCATAACTCCACAGCAATGCTCCATGTCTTTGACTTAGGTAATCAGGACTAAAATCAGCATATAATATATTGATTTGGTCACTCATATACTCGGCAAATGCAGTAACATATAACCCACagtctctaaaaaaaattaaaaacttaatgaTACATGATTAAGGACAAACGAAAAATTCTTGATACTTATAGGCTATCGCAATCCTGTTTAGCAATGTCTTGTGCAAATTCAATCATGAAAGGAACTTGAGGCTCCAGAAGTGAACCAGTAATGTTGTCTTTGTATGCATGACAATCAGCAACATTTGTGCGCTCAGTTTCTTCAAAGAATCCACTGTCCAGTAGGTAAGAAGGAAGCATTTTAGACAACATTTTTATCTCATGAGGAATTGTTTTTTTCCTTGTGCATATTGATGAGTCAAAAACTCTTATCACCCTGTTTTTCAACTCAACAACTGCCAGCACCCAATGGAATTCTTGATCACAGTTAATTGGGATGTAGACCTCATCTACAAGATGCCATGGTAAAGCAGCTGGGATTCCAAAACCTTTGATGATGTTAATTATTGACCTCTCATATACAGATACAACTGAAGCGCAATCAACATGTTCTTGTGTACTAAGactatcatcatcatcgtccATGTAATATCTATCATAACAATTTTTTACATGTGACATGAACAAGCAGTGGGTTGTTGTGTATCTGTATTGATCCATGCTgcaaagttttgattttttacgaAGGTAGTAAAAAATCACATCGATGTGctataaacaaaatgaaaacatagtaagaaattatatacatctaaacaatataaaaaaatataattattaaaaattgatcataaattttgcTAATTAAATAGTATGATACTTCTACAGAATGTATcatgttataataatataagtgtgaCTGATACATATTTGATAATTAGTTTAAGATTTTTACCTCATCAGACCAACATTTGTTTGGCTGTGACATGGCATAAAACCAATTCTTGTTCATTGGAAAagcaacaacaaagtccatcatcgtaaatccaaaagaaaaagattttgatcTATATTTATCGTCCGATGTGTTCCTGCATATATGATACATAAGTTTGagtatatatacatgatacataACAATCacttaattacaatttttatataacaaagtatcatgaattagttatataaaaaataattatgccAAACACTtgcaaaaataatgtataaaacttacttattgttatgatttttgAGGAGCCCCCTTGACAACCAATTCATGTAATCCTCAATAAGTTTCGGCGAAACTTGATCTGTAATGCCACATCCTTCGAACGGGAAATGGAGTCGAGCCATAtccttcaatttctcttttcccttctcgcttgacccaaaagaagtaCAATATGGAGATCGAATCCTTCTCGAAGGCATTCTATTTCTATGCGCAGGAGTGACTGAATCGGTTCTAACACCAATCTCAGTTATTGGAATGTCAGTGGGTATTTGACTTTCGGTCAACAAGTACTGGCTGCTAGTTATATTCTGTGGATTGTAAGAATATAATGGTCTAGCATTAGTAGGATCTTTACCCAAATCTTTGATAAGTGCATCTATTGCTGCTTGGGTTGATGGCGATATGTTGAAGTGGAAGATTCCTGTATAATATGatgtaatgatttttaaaataaatttgtgtgtAATGAAAATGTGTGtcataaatcaaaattgaaaaatctacCGATGCATCCATTGTTGTTTTTTCGGGCAAAACGTGAGGGATGTTGTGTTGAACATTGTCATCACCATCTTGCTCCATGATATGTTCATTTAAATCTTGGTGCGACTGATGTGCGTCACGATCCTGAATATGcagttttgaaataaaaattgttaatCTAATTTGTGCTGATACGTAACAGTGATTATACTCACATGATATATATCATTGACTATATGTGCATGATACATGAcatcaattaaaatgaaaaagaaagtgtccaatgtatcataaacattaCCTTTGGAGTATCACTGACTTGTTGTTCACCCTCGTTTACAGAAACACCAACACCATCCTCAGCGACATCCCCTGCATCGTCGATGATTTGATGTTCGCCATTTTTTCCAGAAAAACCAACACCATCCTCAGCTACACCACCCATATCAGAAAGATCAATTGGTATTTGTGGAGATGTTTGTTTGTCAGACTGAAATGTGCTTGTATTAGCctgaaaattgatgttttacttGCCTATAGATTGCATCAACTGGGAGtggttttcttttatcaatataatcagtTCCTCAAATTTCTTGTCAACCTACGAATTGTAGATACATTTAGgataaaaaattttgattaaaaatatcaaaataatttacttaCGTAAGTTTTCAAATGTCTTTTCAACTCTTCAATATATGGAATTATATTGTTGACATTCTGAGAATCTGCAGACCCATGTACATCAGCAGCCGGGTTCGGAGACACGTCTGGAACAGAAACATGTACATCAGCAGCCGATTTCGGAGACACGTCTGGAACAGAACCATGTACACACCCATTTGAATGTCTAATATGCAACACATTAGGGTTGCTTTGTTCCAACTCTAAAAGCAACAAGCACTTAGTGATTTGGCCCTGAAAATTACATTTAGTAATATCTAaaaagggtccaaaaattaT is a genomic window containing:
- the LOC107003881 gene encoding uncharacterized protein LOC107003881, with amino-acid sequence MEELYSLIDLNLEVSRGSSHNVPVEGRPASGCISPLAYGVVDTENDCSWTWFFEQFKHAFGERKDMCVVSDRNKSIMKSVRIVFPNVPHYACIWHLWKNVCGNFKRSRKAISDLFYSMSKAYRKEDFDKLMAKVDRIDHRIKEYLEDAGYEKWSRVHETVNRGRMMTPNIAECINGCLVEARQLTILEFLEEVRILFGSWHCKNIEVASYTKDTLGRKFEELLITNAAKSSKMEVVPSSEFIFSVYENGRRYIVCLERKVCSCGRFQLDEIPCSHAIAVLKKKNVTDMNPYCSDYYKLDALAKTYEIPMVPMPDKEDWSDPNNVVAETVYPPRYRRSSGRPRKRRRKNADEKISVNTNCCGQCGQEGHNRRTCTFYPKEK